One Segnochrobactrum spirostomi genomic window carries:
- a CDS encoding amino acid permease has product MRSLKVFGASLARCKPIVDVVEGHSSHRGDLARTIGLFQLTMLGVGATIGTGIFVALTAAVPEAGPGVIVSFVIAGITAALTALCYAEIGSMIPVSGSSYSYAYATLGEFVAYIVGACLLLEYAVSASAIAVGWGQYLNELLKDTVGWQMPDAISQPPGAGGYVNLPAILLVVLCMSLLIRGARESTTINAILVLVKLGVLALFVVIALTAFKSDNLHPFLPKGILGVGGAASTIFFSYIGIDAVSTAGEEVKNPRKTLPLAIILSLSLVTLAYVLVAFAAVGAQPWTEFAGQDAGLAVILANITGSPWPAVLLCIGAIVSIFSVTLVVMYGQTRILFAMSRDGLLPKLFQRVNPHTMTPVANTYIVAAFIATLAALIPLDVLTNLTSMGTLIAFAVVSAGVLILRRTRPDLPRGYRVPLFPFVPIASVLFCVYLIIELPWDTYFLFAIWTAAALILYFGYSIRHSALARKTGAAPGLREAAE; this is encoded by the coding sequence ATGCGTTCTTTGAAGGTCTTCGGCGCCAGTCTCGCGCGCTGCAAACCGATCGTCGACGTGGTCGAGGGGCACTCTTCCCATCGCGGAGACCTCGCCCGCACCATCGGTCTCTTTCAACTCACCATGCTCGGCGTGGGAGCAACGATCGGCACCGGTATCTTCGTCGCGCTGACGGCCGCGGTCCCGGAAGCCGGACCGGGGGTCATCGTGTCGTTCGTGATCGCGGGCATCACCGCGGCGCTCACCGCACTCTGCTACGCCGAGATCGGCTCGATGATCCCGGTTTCGGGATCCTCCTATTCCTACGCCTATGCCACGCTGGGCGAATTCGTCGCCTATATCGTCGGGGCGTGCCTTCTCCTCGAATATGCGGTGTCGGCCTCCGCCATCGCGGTCGGCTGGGGGCAATATCTGAACGAGCTCCTGAAGGACACCGTGGGCTGGCAGATGCCCGATGCGATCAGCCAGCCGCCCGGAGCCGGCGGCTACGTAAACCTGCCGGCGATCCTGCTGGTCGTCCTGTGCATGTCGCTCCTGATCCGCGGCGCTCGGGAATCCACAACGATCAACGCGATCCTCGTGCTGGTGAAACTCGGCGTGCTCGCCCTCTTCGTCGTGATCGCACTCACGGCCTTCAAGTCAGACAATCTCCACCCCTTCCTGCCCAAAGGCATCCTCGGGGTCGGCGGTGCGGCCTCGACGATCTTCTTCTCCTATATCGGCATCGATGCCGTCTCGACGGCGGGCGAAGAGGTCAAGAACCCGCGCAAGACGCTCCCGCTCGCTATCATCCTGTCGCTCTCCCTCGTGACGCTCGCTTATGTGCTCGTCGCCTTCGCCGCGGTCGGGGCGCAGCCTTGGACGGAGTTCGCCGGACAGGATGCGGGCCTCGCGGTGATCCTCGCCAACATCACCGGATCGCCATGGCCCGCCGTTCTGCTCTGCATCGGAGCGATCGTGTCGATCTTCAGCGTGACGCTGGTCGTCATGTACGGGCAGACCCGCATCCTGTTCGCCATGAGCCGCGACGGGCTGCTGCCGAAGCTGTTCCAGCGGGTCAACCCGCACACGATGACGCCGGTCGCCAACACCTACATCGTGGCCGCCTTCATCGCGACGCTCGCGGCCCTGATCCCGCTCGACGTGCTGACGAACCTCACCAGCATGGGCACCCTGATCGCCTTCGCCGTGGTGTCGGCCGGCGTCCTCATCCTGCGCCGCACCCGGCCGGACTTGCCGCGCGGCTATAGGGTTCCCCTCTTCCCCTTCGTGCCGATTGCCTCGGTGCTGTTCTGCGTCTACCTCATCATCGAGCTGCCGTGGGACACCTACTTCCTGTTCGCCATTTGGACGGCGGCCGCGCTGATCCTCTATTTCGGCTACTCGATCCGCCATTCGGCGCTGGCCAGGAAGACGGGCGCAGCGCCCGGGCTTCGGGAGGCGGCGGAATGA
- a CDS encoding universal stress protein — MTYLVGYTPDRSGSEALALARTAARRPPVDLAICVVVPEPWDGPSPANVEFEYRDYIARSADKALEKARTALGEGIDTRFMVVAARTAAEGLAAAADDIGAEAIILGSPQDGPSRRCSFGSVGGRLMAIAGRPVMLAPRGFKRPPGEAVERVTCAYVEGPESDGPLAVARDLARRHKVPLRLVTFVVRDRQMYPSNVGYDAEALIANAWREQALEAQARALAMMPPEVETLATLGDGPTWRKAIEAVEWKPGELLVAGAQSVGSWGGRVFGSPFTRILRHAQVPVVAVP; from the coding sequence ATGACCTATCTCGTCGGCTACACGCCGGACCGCTCCGGAAGCGAGGCGCTCGCCCTCGCCCGGACCGCCGCACGAAGGCCTCCCGTCGATCTCGCGATCTGCGTCGTGGTCCCGGAACCATGGGACGGCCCCTCCCCCGCGAACGTCGAGTTCGAATACCGAGACTACATCGCCCGCTCCGCCGACAAGGCCCTCGAGAAGGCGCGCACCGCCCTCGGCGAGGGCATCGACACGCGCTTCATGGTCGTCGCCGCCCGGACCGCTGCGGAGGGTCTTGCGGCGGCCGCAGACGACATCGGGGCCGAAGCGATCATTCTCGGTTCACCGCAGGACGGCCCGAGCAGGCGATGTTCTTTCGGATCGGTCGGCGGCCGGCTGATGGCGATCGCCGGCCGTCCGGTGATGCTCGCGCCGCGCGGCTTCAAACGTCCGCCCGGCGAGGCCGTCGAGCGGGTGACATGCGCCTATGTCGAAGGTCCCGAGAGCGACGGCCCGCTCGCCGTCGCCCGGGATCTCGCCCGACGCCACAAGGTGCCTCTGCGCCTCGTCACGTTCGTGGTGCGCGACCGGCAGATGTATCCGAGCAATGTCGGCTACGACGCCGAGGCCCTCATCGCGAACGCGTGGCGCGAACAGGCACTCGAAGCGCAGGCGCGTGCCCTTGCCATGATGCCCCCGGAGGTCGAAACGCTCGCCACCCTCGGGGACGGCCCGACCTGGCGCAAGGCGATCGAGGCGGTGGAGTGGAAGCCTGGGGAATTGCTGGTCGCCGGCGCCCAGTCGGTCGGATCGTGGGGCGGACGGGTGTTCGGGTCGCCCTTCACCCGCATTTTGCGCCACGCCCAGGTGCCGGTCGTCGCCGTTCCTTAG
- a CDS encoding succinylglutamate desuccinylase/aspartoacylase family protein — MDQAPSPAVVQQIPLPAPAPGTSRVLTVLRFGEPGARPKAYLQAGLHADEFPGMLALRHLAEMLETHAAAGEILGEIVVLPLANPVGFAQQVGGFLHGRHDLASFGNFNRDYPDLAKEIADTLGERLTQDAAENVATIRAAMGEALAERAPRTETAALRHHLLTLAHDADIVLDVHADNEAMPHLYIGTPLWPDARDLAADIEARAILLAEISGGHPFDEACSGPWWSLAARFPEAPIPPACFAATLELGSNDDVDEREARRTAEALLRFLARRGLVGGVSDLSPAMPRAEATPLEAMQQLIAPTGGLVAYHARLGDHVRTGDLVARIIDPVGAEADVLAGTDGILFARHNQTYAWPGKVIGKIAGETALPERKGELLTD, encoded by the coding sequence ATGGACCAAGCGCCCTCCCCCGCCGTCGTCCAGCAAATCCCGCTTCCGGCTCCGGCACCGGGCACGAGCCGCGTGCTCACCGTGTTGCGCTTCGGCGAACCGGGTGCGCGGCCTAAGGCCTACCTTCAGGCGGGCCTCCACGCCGACGAATTCCCGGGCATGCTCGCCTTGCGCCATCTCGCCGAGATGCTGGAGACGCACGCGGCCGCCGGTGAAATTTTGGGCGAGATCGTCGTGCTCCCGCTCGCCAATCCGGTCGGCTTCGCCCAGCAGGTTGGCGGCTTCCTCCACGGTCGCCACGACCTCGCAAGCTTTGGCAATTTCAACCGGGACTATCCCGACCTCGCGAAAGAGATCGCCGACACGCTCGGCGAACGCCTGACGCAGGATGCGGCGGAGAACGTGGCGACGATCCGGGCCGCGATGGGCGAGGCACTCGCCGAACGGGCACCGCGGACGGAGACGGCGGCGCTGCGGCACCACCTCCTCACCCTCGCCCACGACGCCGATATCGTCCTCGACGTGCATGCCGACAACGAAGCGATGCCGCATCTCTATATCGGCACGCCGCTGTGGCCGGACGCCCGCGACCTCGCCGCCGACATCGAGGCCCGCGCGATCCTACTCGCCGAGATTTCGGGCGGCCATCCCTTCGACGAGGCGTGCAGCGGCCCCTGGTGGAGCCTCGCCGCCCGCTTTCCCGAAGCGCCGATCCCGCCGGCGTGCTTCGCGGCCACCCTCGAGCTCGGTTCGAACGACGACGTCGACGAGCGCGAGGCGCGCCGCACTGCAGAAGCCCTGCTGCGCTTTCTCGCCCGGCGCGGCCTCGTCGGCGGCGTGTCCGACCTCTCGCCGGCGATGCCCCGCGCCGAGGCGACGCCTCTCGAGGCGATGCAGCAACTCATTGCGCCGACGGGTGGCCTCGTCGCCTATCACGCACGGCTCGGAGACCACGTGCGGACGGGCGATCTCGTCGCCCGCATCATCGATCCCGTCGGCGCCGAGGCCGACGTCCTGGCCGGCACGGATGGCATCCTGTTCGCCCGCCACAACCAGACCTATGCCTGGCCGGGCAAGGTGATCGGCAAGATCGCCGGCGAGACGGCCCTGCCGGAACGCAAGGGCGAATTGCTGACCGATTGA